One window of the Shewanella khirikhana genome contains the following:
- a CDS encoding NAD-glutamate dehydrogenase gives MALKDAMPSVLLENVVSLIHSKVPNSQAKQVEQFASCLYAHMSKDDLHARTDSDLYGAVLSLWNALGKTNTGESHVRVYNPTQSKHGWQSSHTIIEVIQTDMPFLTDSLGMALNRLGVTTHMMLHTPLAIGRSDKGIDSVGFVKDSPDDADKVAVFLIEIDRQSSEADLKTLLGEIQSVLSDVSAAVNDWQTMSAKLRSTIEELPKRPFPGTKEELDEAVAFLTYLNNHHFTLLGYRQYDLKRVEGDMELVPNLESGLGLMNRPGKHKVEGLMLSTLSDNARKEALDDSLLILTKSSTKSRVHRPAYVDYIGIKRFDKKGNVVGEDRFIGLYASNLYNRSPREIPLLAQKVQRVLDNSGLVPKSHDYKALVNILENLPRDEIIQASEQELAHVAHGVLEMQDRDKLKLFVRKDGFGRFLSCLVYVSKDRYNTKLRQDTQRILAQHFQSKEEVEFTTYFSESILARTHYIVKVDNNNMDVDVAAIENNLIEAARSWEDKLYTSLNHSMGEEQGNRLSKRYLTAFSRSYKEDVLPNAAVVDIQQLEALDEEHKLGMLFYQPQEAAINSNKVRLKLFHKDEPIHLSDVLPMLENFGLRVINERPYEVKTPDGATFWILDFLMMVTGGNTENLADSQDRFQTALAQVWNKKLEDDGFNRLVLSTGLAGREVSILRAYAKYMRQIDATFSQAYIEQTFARYPEIADLLVKMFIRKFNPKLKTRTLTKFQEQLNLRLEDVASLDDDRIIRRYLDLINATVRTNFYQTNAAGEGKDYISFKYIPRMIPEMPKPLPAFEIFVYSPRVEGVHLRGGKVARGGLRWSDRREDFRTEVLGLVKAQNVKNTVIVPVGAKGGFVCKQPPMDGSREAFFNEGQECYRIFIRGLLDVTDNIINGEIVPPVDVVRHDEDDAYLVVAADKGTATFSDIANAISIEYNHWLGDAFASGGSNGYDHKKMGITAKGGWESVKRHFREIGIDCQTTDFTCLGIGDMAGDVFGNGMLLSEHTCLVAAFNHMHIFIDPTPDAAATFKERQRLFDLPRSSWDDYNRELISKGGGIFLRSAKSITLSPEMQAMLGTDKTAMNPTELIKELLKMEVDLIWNGGIGTYIKSSRETNAEVGDRANDGLRVNGGDVRAKIIGEGGNLGCTQLGRIEYAMNGGRMNTDFVDNVGGVDCSDNEVNIKILLNAMVAEGEMTLKQRNRLLEEMTDEVSEIVLQDCKDQTRTISVTQVRGAEQLKEQIRFIHYLEKEGKLDRALEFLPTDDELAERLAAGKPLTRPELSVLVAYAKMVLKEQLVTAEITEDSFLSKLLVSYFPQKLQELYADKMTSHPLRGEIIATSLANELVNDMGLNFVQRMQDETGATVAEVAICYTMAREVFGLAQLTMAISAQNGVVPAVVQLEMLHQLRRNVRRACRWFLRHRNRNNSIEQTVAFFKPVFDELKANVHQYMVAEEVEAISAEVRALEKELVDSDVAKVVANMSTLFSALDIAQIAQNENKPVALVAETYFKLGAKVELHWFLEQISAQPVANHWQALARAAFREELDWQQRALSSVVLRTCSETCSADAIIEGWIDVNRVLLERWFHMLADFKTTQSHEFAKFSVALRELNLLILHCEGHQ, from the coding sequence CATTTTTGACCGACTCCCTCGGTATGGCGCTGAATCGTCTGGGTGTTACCACTCACATGATGCTGCACACGCCACTGGCGATTGGTCGCAGCGACAAAGGCATCGACAGCGTTGGCTTTGTTAAAGACAGCCCGGATGATGCCGACAAGGTTGCCGTATTCCTGATTGAAATTGACCGTCAGAGCTCTGAGGCCGATTTGAAAACCCTGCTGGGTGAAATCCAGTCGGTGCTGTCTGATGTAAGCGCTGCGGTGAACGATTGGCAAACCATGTCTGCCAAACTGCGCTCAACCATCGAAGAGCTGCCAAAGCGTCCATTCCCGGGTACCAAGGAAGAGCTTGATGAAGCGGTCGCCTTCCTGACCTATCTGAATAACCACCACTTCACGCTGCTTGGCTATCGTCAATACGACCTTAAGCGCGTGGAAGGTGACATGGAGCTGGTGCCAAACCTCGAATCGGGCTTAGGTCTGATGAACCGCCCTGGCAAGCACAAGGTCGAAGGCCTGATGCTCTCCACCCTGTCAGACAACGCCCGTAAAGAAGCTCTGGACGACTCGCTGCTGATCCTGACCAAGAGCAGCACCAAGAGCCGCGTGCACCGTCCGGCCTATGTCGACTACATCGGCATCAAGCGCTTCGACAAGAAGGGTAATGTGGTCGGTGAAGACAGATTCATCGGTCTGTACGCCTCAAACCTGTACAACCGCAGCCCACGTGAAATCCCGCTGCTGGCGCAGAAGGTGCAGCGCGTGCTGGATAACTCCGGCCTGGTGCCCAAGTCGCACGACTATAAGGCGCTGGTCAACATTCTTGAAAACCTGCCGCGGGACGAAATCATCCAGGCGAGCGAGCAAGAGCTGGCCCACGTGGCCCATGGCGTGCTCGAAATGCAGGATCGCGACAAGCTCAAGCTGTTTGTTCGCAAAGACGGTTTTGGCCGCTTCCTGTCCTGTCTCGTATATGTCTCCAAAGACAGATACAACACCAAGCTGCGTCAGGACACGCAGCGCATTCTGGCGCAGCACTTCCAGAGCAAGGAAGAAGTGGAATTTACCACTTACTTCTCTGAGTCCATTCTGGCCAGAACCCACTACATAGTGAAAGTTGATAACAATAATATGGATGTAGATGTGGCCGCCATTGAAAACAACCTGATTGAAGCCGCCCGCAGCTGGGAAGACAAGCTGTATACCTCGCTGAACCATTCCATGGGCGAAGAGCAGGGTAATCGCTTGTCCAAGCGTTACCTGACCGCGTTCTCACGTTCTTACAAAGAAGACGTGTTGCCAAACGCCGCTGTCGTGGATATTCAGCAGCTCGAGGCCCTGGATGAAGAGCACAAGCTTGGCATGCTGTTCTATCAGCCACAGGAAGCGGCCATCAACAGCAACAAGGTACGCCTGAAGCTGTTCCACAAAGACGAGCCAATCCACCTGTCGGACGTACTGCCGATGCTGGAAAACTTCGGTCTGCGGGTGATTAACGAGCGTCCATATGAAGTGAAAACGCCAGACGGCGCCACCTTCTGGATCCTCGACTTCCTGATGATGGTGACCGGTGGCAACACCGAAAACCTAGCCGACAGTCAGGACAGATTCCAGACGGCACTGGCCCAGGTGTGGAACAAGAAGCTGGAAGATGACGGCTTTAACCGTTTGGTACTGTCTACCGGTCTGGCCGGCCGCGAAGTGTCTATCCTGCGCGCCTACGCCAAGTACATGCGTCAGATTGATGCCACCTTCAGCCAGGCGTATATCGAGCAAACCTTTGCCCGTTATCCTGAAATTGCCGATTTGCTGGTGAAAATGTTCATCCGCAAGTTCAATCCAAAACTGAAGACCCGTACCCTGACCAAATTCCAGGAGCAACTGAACCTGCGTCTGGAAGATGTAGCCAGCCTGGATGATGACCGCATTATCCGCCGCTATCTGGATCTGATTAACGCCACTGTGCGGACCAACTTCTATCAGACCAACGCCGCAGGCGAGGGCAAGGATTACATCTCCTTCAAGTACATCCCACGGATGATCCCTGAGATGCCAAAGCCGCTGCCGGCCTTTGAAATCTTCGTCTACAGCCCACGGGTTGAAGGCGTGCACCTGCGTGGTGGCAAGGTTGCCCGTGGTGGTCTGCGTTGGTCCGACCGCCGTGAAGACTTCCGTACCGAAGTTCTGGGTCTGGTAAAAGCCCAGAACGTGAAGAACACCGTGATTGTGCCTGTGGGCGCCAAGGGTGGCTTCGTGTGCAAGCAGCCTCCAATGGATGGCAGCCGTGAAGCCTTCTTCAACGAAGGTCAGGAATGCTACCGCATCTTTATCCGCGGTCTGTTGGATGTGACCGACAACATCATCAACGGCGAAATCGTACCGCCGGTGGATGTAGTGCGTCACGATGAAGACGATGCTTACCTGGTAGTGGCCGCCGACAAAGGCACCGCCACCTTCTCAGACATCGCCAACGCCATCTCTATTGAGTACAACCACTGGCTGGGTGATGCGTTCGCATCAGGCGGTTCAAACGGTTACGACCACAAGAAGATGGGTATCACCGCCAAAGGTGGTTGGGAATCAGTTAAGCGTCACTTCCGTGAAATCGGTATCGACTGCCAGACCACCGACTTTACCTGTCTGGGTATCGGTGACATGGCCGGTGACGTATTCGGTAACGGCATGCTGCTGTCTGAGCACACCTGTCTGGTGGCTGCATTCAACCACATGCACATCTTTATCGACCCAACGCCGGATGCCGCTGCGACCTTCAAAGAGCGCCAGCGTCTGTTCGATTTGCCACGCTCCAGCTGGGATGATTACAACCGTGAACTCATCTCCAAGGGCGGTGGTATCTTCTTGCGCAGTGCCAAGTCCATCACCCTGAGCCCTGAAATGCAGGCGATGCTGGGTACTGACAAGACGGCCATGAACCCAACAGAGCTCATCAAAGAGCTGCTGAAGATGGAAGTGGACCTGATTTGGAACGGCGGTATCGGTACTTACATCAAGTCTTCCCGCGAAACCAACGCCGAAGTAGGCGATCGTGCCAACGACGGTCTGCGTGTGAATGGCGGCGATGTGCGCGCCAAGATCATCGGTGAAGGTGGTAACCTGGGTTGTACCCAGCTGGGTCGTATCGAGTACGCCATGAACGGCGGCCGTATGAACACCGACTTCGTGGATAACGTAGGTGGTGTGGACTGCTCTGACAACGAAGTGAACATCAAGATTTTGCTGAACGCCATGGTGGCCGAAGGCGAAATGACCCTCAAGCAGCGTAACCGTCTGCTCGAGGAGATGACCGATGAAGTGAGCGAAATTGTTCTGCAGGACTGTAAAGATCAGACCCGCACCATCTCTGTGACTCAGGTTCGTGGCGCCGAGCAGCTCAAAGAGCAAATTCGCTTTATCCATTACCTGGAAAAAGAAGGCAAACTCGATCGCGCGCTGGAATTCCTGCCGACCGACGATGAACTGGCCGAGCGTCTGGCTGCCGGTAAACCGCTGACTCGCCCAGAGCTGTCAGTACTGGTTGCCTACGCCAAGATGGTGCTGAAAGAGCAACTGGTTACCGCTGAAATCACCGAAGACAGCTTCCTGTCCAAACTGCTGGTGAGCTACTTCCCGCAGAAACTGCAGGAACTCTATGCCGACAAGATGACCAGCCACCCACTGCGCGGTGAAATTATCGCGACATCACTGGCCAACGAGCTGGTGAACGACATGGGTCTGAACTTCGTACAGCGTATGCAGGATGAGACTGGTGCCACAGTGGCCGAAGTTGCCATTTGCTACACTATGGCTCGCGAAGTCTTTGGTTTGGCTCAGCTTACCATGGCTATCAGCGCGCAGAATGGCGTGGTGCCTGCCGTGGTTCAACTGGAAATGCTGCATCAGTTGCGTCGTAACGTGCGCCGTGCCTGTCGCTGGTTCCTGCGTCACAGAAACCGCAACAACAGCATCGAGCAGACAGTTGCCTTCTTCAAGCCTGTGTTCGACGAACTCAAGGCCAACGTTCACCAGTACATGGTGGCTGAAGAAGTGGAAGCCATCAGCGCCGAAGTAAGGGCGTTGGAGAAAGAGCTGGTAGACAGCGATGTAGCCAAGGTTGTGGCCAACATGAGCACCCTGTTCTCGGCGCTGGACATTGCCCAGATAGCTCAGAACGAAAACAAGCCGGTAGCCCTGGTTGCCGAGACTTACTTCAAGCTGGGTGCCAAGGTTGAACTGCACTGGTTCCTCGAGCAGATCAGTGCCCAACCTGTGGCCAACCACTGGCAGGCTCTGGCCCGTGCCGCCTTCCGCGAAGAGCTGGATTGGCAGCAGCGCGCCCTGAGTTCTGTGGTATTGCGTACCTGCAGTGAAACCTGCAGCGCCGATGCCATCATCGAAGGCTGGATCGATGTTAACCGGGTACTGCTGGAGCGCTGGTTCCACATGCTGGCTGACTTCAAGACAACGCAAAGCCATGAATTTGCCAAGTTCTCGGTGGCTCTGCGTGAGCTCAACCTACTGATCCTCCACTGCGAAGGTCACCAGTAA
- the pyrD gene encoding quinone-dependent dihydroorotate dehydrogenase, with protein MFYKIAQSVMFQMDPERAHNLAIGSLKRTANTPLTAFYAQSIASKPVTCMGITFPNPVGLAAGLDKDGEAIDAFHAMGFGHVEVGTVTPRPQPGNDLPRLFRLKPAKGIINRMGFNNKGVDNLVANLKAKKTDILVGVNIGKNKDTPVEEGKNDYLICMEKVYAYAAYIAVNISSPNTPGLRTLQYGDLLDDLLSSLKAKQTELAEKHGKYVPIALKIAPDLTEEEIASIAASLIKNKFDAAIATNTTLSRDGVSGLANANETGGLSGKPLTELSTKVIKQLATELKGAIPIIGVGGINSAQDALAKFDAGATLVQIYSGFIYQGPKLIKDIVASYSAK; from the coding sequence ATGTTTTACAAAATCGCGCAGTCAGTCATGTTCCAAATGGATCCTGAGCGAGCCCACAATCTGGCCATAGGCAGCCTCAAACGTACCGCCAATACGCCCCTGACCGCGTTTTACGCCCAGTCTATCGCCAGCAAGCCTGTGACTTGCATGGGGATCACCTTTCCAAACCCTGTCGGTCTGGCCGCCGGTTTGGACAAAGACGGCGAGGCCATTGATGCCTTCCACGCCATGGGTTTTGGTCATGTTGAAGTGGGTACCGTGACTCCACGTCCACAGCCTGGTAATGACCTGCCGCGCCTGTTTCGCCTGAAGCCAGCCAAAGGCATCATCAACCGCATGGGTTTCAATAACAAAGGTGTCGACAACCTGGTGGCCAATCTCAAGGCCAAGAAAACCGATATCCTGGTTGGGGTGAACATTGGGAAAAATAAAGATACCCCGGTAGAGGAGGGTAAAAACGATTACCTGATCTGCATGGAAAAGGTGTATGCCTATGCAGCATATATTGCGGTAAATATTTCATCGCCAAATACCCCCGGTCTGCGTACCTTGCAGTATGGCGATCTGCTGGACGATCTGCTCTCATCCCTTAAAGCAAAGCAAACAGAGCTGGCAGAAAAGCACGGCAAATATGTGCCAATCGCCCTGAAAATTGCCCCGGATCTGACCGAAGAAGAAATCGCCAGTATTGCGGCATCACTTATCAAAAATAAATTTGATGCGGCCATTGCCACCAACACAACCTTAAGTCGCGATGGGGTAAGTGGTCTTGCCAATGCCAATGAAACCGGTGGTCTTTCCGGTAAACCTTTGACTGAATTATCAACCAAGGTGATCAAACAACTCGCCACTGAATTAAAAGGTGCGATCCCGATCATCGGTGTAGGTGGGATCAATTCAGCCCAGGATGCACTGGCTAAATTTGATGCAGGTGCAACCCTGGTGCAAATATATTCGGGCTTTATTTATCAAGGGCCAAAATTAATAAAAGATATAGTCGCGAGTTACAGCGCAAAATAA
- a CDS encoding cell division protein ZapC — MLLMPQTDWQWRYNDAYGVLSVSLGSEMEFLTPYKAKLLIPDALGDMEFSVEHAKFYIDLLDRVQKRLKITDAAAVQITLNATAAHFMLKPQMPKSWFFEASDICVFADMGKVFELKCHGERHLVMVVENGLQAALVMLLGKECDLGDGKRLGQFETIKVMHNRLHEPRINRQTVAA; from the coding sequence ATGTTATTAATGCCACAAACGGATTGGCAATGGAGATATAACGATGCTTACGGTGTCTTAAGCGTTTCGTTAGGTTCGGAAATGGAATTTCTGACTCCTTACAAAGCCAAGCTCCTTATTCCGGATGCATTGGGTGATATGGAATTTAGCGTCGAGCACGCCAAGTTCTATATAGACCTGCTCGACCGTGTGCAAAAACGCCTGAAAATTACCGATGCCGCCGCTGTACAAATTACACTCAATGCAACGGCCGCCCATTTTATGCTCAAGCCTCAAATGCCCAAATCCTGGTTTTTCGAAGCCAGTGATATTTGTGTTTTCGCCGATATGGGTAAGGTATTTGAACTTAAATGTCATGGCGAACGTCATTTGGTGATGGTCGTTGAAAATGGTTTGCAGGCCGCACTGGTCATGTTGCTGGGTAAAGAATGTGATTTGGGTGACGGTAAGCGTCTCGGCCAATTTGAAACCATCAAGGTAATGCATAACCGACTGCACGAGCCTCGCATTAATCGCCAAACTGTTGCGGCCTGA
- a CDS encoding CLCA_X family protein has product MGRAQARVRQGLDHRDGEQVTFLDVKQYFGLGHVRVGRWVSSSESLIAANMVFDALADLALVLGLPPKALGLREKLNLAFGHGGQQGVMAHYSPSERTLALAKHAGAGALAHEFWHAFDHYIGDVAMDVGREIGRRNSSRFASELWLQDVPLLCHPLNDRLDALFQCVLLSPDGEQPSDYVRRAIQLDKSFGRLYFSHPSELMARAFEAAIETHALFEDVDLQSGEISLKWLINPYLVTGTQDLTAVNGATSRQWGVMPTGAFPKPSHRDAIMGHIQQYFGLLGKALEKYQQGET; this is encoded by the coding sequence ATGGGGCGGGCGCAGGCAAGAGTCCGTCAGGGGCTGGATCATCGTGATGGTGAACAGGTGACCTTTCTTGACGTAAAACAGTATTTTGGGCTCGGGCATGTGCGGGTAGGCCGCTGGGTCAGCAGCAGTGAGTCGCTGATAGCGGCCAACATGGTGTTTGACGCGCTGGCTGATTTGGCCCTGGTTTTGGGGCTGCCGCCAAAAGCACTGGGGCTCAGGGAGAAGCTGAACCTTGCCTTTGGCCACGGCGGTCAGCAAGGGGTTATGGCTCATTATTCGCCTTCCGAGCGTACCCTGGCGCTCGCCAAACATGCTGGTGCTGGCGCGCTGGCCCATGAATTCTGGCATGCGTTCGATCACTACATTGGCGATGTTGCCATGGATGTCGGCAGGGAAATCGGCCGCCGCAACAGCAGCAGATTTGCCAGTGAACTTTGGCTTCAGGATGTGCCGCTGCTGTGCCATCCGCTTAATGACAGACTGGATGCGCTGTTTCAGTGCGTGCTGTTAAGCCCGGATGGCGAGCAGCCAAGTGACTATGTGCGCCGTGCTATTCAGTTGGATAAATCCTTTGGCAGGCTTTATTTTTCCCATCCGTCTGAGCTGATGGCGCGTGCGTTTGAGGCCGCCATTGAGACCCATGCCCTGTTCGAAGATGTCGATTTACAAAGTGGTGAAATCAGCCTGAAGTGGCTTATCAATCCCTATTTGGTAACAGGCACCCAGGACTTAACCGCCGTCAATGGCGCTACCAGTCGCCAATGGGGCGTAATGCCAACCGGGGCGTTTCCGAAACCTTCACACCGCGACGCCATTATGGGGCACATTCAGCAATATTTTGGGCTGCTTGGCAAAGCCCTTGAGAAATACCAACAAGGAGAAACATGA
- a CDS encoding SDR family oxidoreductase, which produces MMQVVITGANRGIGLALTKLYSAAGCDVAACCRNPDDANALHALMDSHEGLELFELDVSSSDAIASLGEALHGRPIHRLINNAGYYGPRGVMLGNTPEDEWQQLFAINCIGPLKLVEALTEGLCQGQGIIANLTSKMGSMADNGSGGAYLYRSAKAAQNAVTKSLAIDLAPFNVKAVALHPGWVQTDMGGPGALIDTDTSAQGLYRVIEGLSTAQSGGFFDYQGNTIPW; this is translated from the coding sequence ATGATGCAAGTGGTGATCACCGGTGCCAATCGCGGCATAGGTCTTGCGCTGACCAAACTCTATTCAGCGGCCGGCTGCGACGTTGCGGCCTGCTGCCGAAACCCCGATGATGCAAATGCGTTGCATGCCTTGATGGACAGCCACGAAGGGCTGGAACTCTTTGAGCTGGACGTAAGTTCGAGTGATGCGATTGCCTCTCTGGGAGAGGCGCTTCATGGGCGACCAATTCATCGATTAATCAATAACGCCGGTTATTACGGTCCCCGCGGCGTGATGCTCGGCAATACCCCGGAAGATGAGTGGCAACAGCTGTTCGCTATCAACTGCATAGGTCCGCTTAAGCTGGTGGAAGCCCTGACCGAAGGCCTGTGTCAGGGGCAGGGCATTATTGCCAATTTGACCTCTAAAATGGGCAGTATGGCCGACAACGGCAGCGGCGGTGCCTACCTGTACCGCTCCGCCAAAGCGGCGCAAAACGCGGTGACCAAATCTCTGGCAATTGATTTGGCTCCCTTTAACGTTAAAGCGGTGGCACTGCATCCCGGCTGGGTACAAACCGACATGGGTGGCCCCGGCGCCCTGATTGACACAGACACCTCGGCGCAAGGCTTATATCGGGTTATCGAAGGTTTGAGCACCGCCCAAAGCGGTGGCTTTTTCGACTATCAGGGAAATACAATCCCTTGGTAA
- a CDS encoding DsrE family protein — MGPWSMRAGKGGRLGVSALLALGLGLSGQTLAGPGDFKSGPVIEGYGEVASRVKQTYPVPKDQHFKVAFDIGNQSEAGQLNRGIESLARFLNMHAAVGVNPDNIKLALVVHGKAVFDVLNDDAHFKKLARGNSHSSLLKALMDNGVRIMVCGQTAAYYGIDNNLLFPGVEMSLSAMTAHAQLQQQGYSLNPF, encoded by the coding sequence ATGGGACCTTGGTCAATGCGCGCCGGGAAAGGCGGCAGATTGGGTGTGTCAGCTTTACTGGCGCTGGGACTGGGTTTGAGCGGGCAGACGCTTGCAGGACCGGGCGATTTTAAGTCCGGACCTGTGATTGAAGGCTACGGCGAGGTCGCAAGCCGGGTCAAACAAACGTATCCGGTGCCAAAGGATCAACACTTTAAAGTGGCATTTGATATTGGCAATCAAAGTGAAGCCGGTCAGCTCAACCGCGGCATTGAAAGCCTGGCGCGGTTTCTGAATATGCATGCTGCTGTGGGCGTTAATCCCGACAACATCAAGCTGGCACTGGTGGTTCATGGCAAGGCAGTATTTGATGTGCTGAATGACGATGCCCATTTCAAAAAGCTTGCCCGTGGCAACAGCCATTCCTCGCTGCTCAAGGCACTGATGGATAATGGCGTACGCATTATGGTGTGCGGACAAACCGCCGCCTACTACGGCATAGATAATAATTTGCTGTTCCCCGGGGTTGAGATGTCCCTTTCGGCAATGACTGCCCATGCGCAGTTGCAGCAGCAGGGCTATAGCCTGAATCCGTTTTAA
- the rlmKL gene encoding bifunctional 23S rRNA (guanine(2069)-N(7))-methyltransferase RlmK/23S rRNA (guanine(2445)-N(2))-methyltransferase RlmL — MFNFFAAAPKGFEYALAKELEALGASEVRESVAGVYFSANLEQGYRITLWSRLASRIVIILFNGECETPEQLYNAAYSIDWPSHFSNRCTFSIDFHGTGGFIKNSQFGALKIKDAVVDRFRDDDQARPDVVKGTPDIRIDAHYGRGKITIGLNFSGPALHQRGYRGNTGEAPLKENLAANMLYRSGWSENPTALLDPFCGSGTVLIEAAMMACDMAPGLLRERFGFEHWNRHNSAVWTQVKEEAKARASLGKSRCELKFYGSDIDSRVVALAKRNANAAGVFEFIELKVANVLNIEPPVEGGMLLTNPPYGERLGNVTSLLQLYFQLGEKFKQSFGGWKLGLLCSDMELVSSLKLKADKQMKMFNGALECAFNLYTLHANSTRREVAPEQASQGGEIAAPFANRLKKNVKQLEKWAKREGIDSYRLYDADIPEYNVAVDRYLDYVVVQEYAAPSSIPEAVTKRRLTDVLLALPRALGIDPDKIVLKTRERQKGTNQYQKLDAEKLELTTTEYGCLFKLNLSDYLDTGLFLDHRLTRKLVGEKSRGRDVLNLFAYTGSASVHAGKGGAKSVTTVDMSNTYLNWAKDNFMLNGLVGRQYRFEQADCLQWIRDCQQTFDLIFIDPPTFSNSKRMEDSFDVQRDHVALLVSLKRLLNPGGEILFSNNKRKFKMDMEALNAEGLKAINIDDKVLPMDYARNPQIHNCWVVTHG, encoded by the coding sequence ATGTTTAACTTTTTTGCCGCTGCCCCCAAGGGCTTTGAATATGCACTCGCCAAGGAGCTTGAAGCCCTGGGCGCCTCTGAGGTGCGTGAGAGCGTAGCCGGTGTTTATTTCAGTGCCAACCTGGAGCAGGGCTACCGTATTACCCTGTGGAGCAGACTGGCAAGCCGTATTGTCATTATCCTGTTCAATGGCGAATGCGAAACCCCTGAGCAGCTTTATAACGCGGCGTACAGCATCGATTGGCCTTCCCATTTCTCGAATCGCTGCACATTCAGCATCGATTTTCACGGCACCGGTGGCTTTATCAAAAACAGCCAGTTTGGTGCGCTCAAGATTAAAGACGCCGTGGTCGACCGCTTCCGTGATGATGACCAGGCCCGCCCGGACGTGGTGAAAGGTACCCCGGACATTCGCATCGATGCCCACTATGGCCGAGGCAAGATCACCATTGGCCTTAATTTCTCAGGCCCTGCACTGCACCAGCGTGGCTACCGCGGAAACACGGGTGAAGCGCCGCTGAAAGAAAACCTGGCGGCCAACATGTTGTATCGCAGTGGCTGGTCAGAGAACCCAACCGCTTTGCTTGACCCTTTCTGTGGCAGCGGCACTGTGCTGATTGAAGCGGCCATGATGGCCTGCGATATGGCGCCTGGTTTGCTGCGCGAGCGTTTTGGTTTTGAGCATTGGAACCGCCATAACTCCGCGGTCTGGACTCAGGTAAAAGAAGAAGCCAAGGCCCGCGCCTCTTTGGGCAAAAGCCGCTGTGAGCTTAAATTCTACGGCTCGGATATCGACTCGCGGGTGGTCGCCCTTGCCAAGCGCAACGCCAATGCCGCCGGTGTGTTCGAATTTATTGAACTCAAAGTGGCCAATGTGCTGAACATCGAACCGCCGGTTGAAGGCGGTATGCTGCTGACCAACCCGCCCTATGGCGAGCGTTTGGGCAACGTGACCAGCTTGCTGCAGCTTTACTTCCAGCTTGGCGAAAAATTCAAGCAAAGCTTTGGTGGCTGGAAACTCGGTCTGCTGTGCAGCGATATGGAGTTGGTGTCATCGCTTAAACTGAAAGCAGACAAGCAGATGAAGATGTTTAACGGCGCACTGGAATGTGCCTTTAACCTCTACACCCTGCATGCCAACAGTACCCGCCGTGAAGTGGCCCCTGAGCAGGCAAGCCAGGGTGGTGAAATTGCTGCGCCCTTTGCCAATCGCCTCAAGAAAAACGTCAAACAGCTGGAGAAGTGGGCCAAGCGTGAAGGAATCGACAGCTATCGCCTGTACGATGCCGATATCCCCGAATATAACGTGGCGGTGGACAGATACCTTGATTACGTGGTGGTGCAGGAATACGCCGCGCCATCGTCTATCCCTGAAGCCGTGACCAAGCGCCGTCTGACCGACGTACTGCTGGCCTTGCCACGGGCGCTGGGTATCGATCCCGACAAGATTGTGCTTAAGACCCGCGAGCGCCAGAAGGGCACCAACCAGTATCAAAAGCTGGACGCCGAAAAGCTGGAACTGACCACCACCGAATACGGTTGTCTTTTCAAGCTGAACTTAAGTGATTACCTGGATACCGGGCTTTTCCTCGACCACAGACTGACCCGCAAACTGGTGGGTGAAAAGTCCAGGGGGCGGGATGTGCTTAACCTGTTTGCCTACACAGGCTCTGCCTCGGTGCATGCCGGTAAGGGCGGCGCCAAGTCGGTGACCACAGTGGATATGTCCAACACCTACCTTAACTGGGCAAAAGATAACTTTATGCTCAATGGTTTGGTTGGGCGGCAGTACAGGTTCGAGCAGGCCGACTGCCTGCAGTGGATCCGTGACTGTCAGCAGACGTTTGATTTGATTTTTATCGACCCGCCGACTTTTTCGAACTCCAAGCGCATGGAAGATTCTTTCGATGTGCAGCGCGACCATGTGGCCTTGTTGGTATCACTGAAGCGCTTGCTGAATCCCGGCGGCGAAATCCTGTTCTCCAACAACAAACGCAAGTTCAAGATGGATATGGAGGCGCTGAACGCCGAAGGGCTCAAGGCGATCAATATCGACGATAAAGTGCTGCCGATGGATTACGCCCGTAACCCGCAAATCCATAACTGCTGGGTAGTGACCCATGGCTGA
- a CDS encoding glutaredoxin family protein: MAEFILYHTDGCHLCHQAEALLLDAGLNYALVDICDDDALAERYGVRIPVVLRTLDSAELGWPFNSEALASFKDAAPNSVAS, encoded by the coding sequence ATGGCTGAGTTTATTTTGTATCACACCGATGGCTGCCATCTGTGCCATCAGGCCGAGGCGTTGCTGCTGGACGCAGGGCTGAATTATGCCCTGGTGGATATCTGTGACGATGACGCCTTGGCTGAGCGTTACGGCGTGCGCATTCCGGTTGTGCTGCGCACCCTGGATTCGGCGGAGCTTGGCTGGCCCTTCAACAGCGAAGCGCTGGCCTCTTTTAAAGACGCTGCACCTAATTCAGTTGCATCTTAA